One window of the Haemorhous mexicanus isolate bHaeMex1 chromosome 15, bHaeMex1.pri, whole genome shotgun sequence genome contains the following:
- the GABRA6 gene encoding gamma-aminobutyric acid receptor subunit alpha-6, whose amino-acid sequence MALLLAWACVAVSVGTALGDQGDRADLYSENITRILDKLLDGYDNRLRPGFGGAVTEVKTDIYVTSFGPVSDVEMEYTMDVFFRQTWTDERLKFSGPTEILRLNNLMVSKIWTPDTFFRNGKKSIAHNMTTPNKLFRIMQNGTILYTMRLTINADCPMRLVNFPMDGHACPLKFGSYAYPKSEIIYTWKKGPLHSVEVPQESSSLLQYDLIGQTVSSETIKSNTGEYVIMTVYFHLQRKMGYFMIQIYTPCIMTVILSQVSFWINKESVPARTVFGITTVLTMTTLSISARHSLPKVSYATAMDWFIAVCFAFVFSALIEFAAVNYFTNLQAQRAMRKAARAAALAAALSAATVPAEDEIVSHSDSNSNLKKRVNSIASQAEQSPEPSIISNTASQCQPLPVPPPAPPQPPAIGGASKIDQYSRILFPVAFAGFNLVYWVVYLSKDTMEFFEPSAMHFRNDPQSN is encoded by the exons ATGGCTCTGCTGCTCGCCTGGGCGTGTGTGGCTGTGAG CGTGGGGACGGCGCTGGGGGACCAGGGCGACAGGGCGGACCTCTACTCGGAAAATATCACTCGCATCCTCGACAAGTTGTTGGACGGCTACGACAACAGGCTCCGACCGGGATTTGGAG GCGCCGTGACAGAAGTCAAGACGGACATCTACGTGACCAGCTTCGGGCCGGTGTCCGACGTGGAGATG GAATACACAATGGATGTCTTCTTTCGTCAGACATGGACTGATGAGAGGCTGAAGTTTAGTGGGCCAACTGAAATTTTGAGACTGAACAATTTAATGGTCAGTAAAATTTGGACACCAGACACGTTttttagaaatggaaaaaaatcaattgctCACAATATGACAACTCCTAACAAACTTTTCAGAATTATGCAGAACGGAACTATTCTTTACACTATGAG ACTAACCATTAATGCTGACTGTCCTATGAGGTTGGTGAATTTCCCAATGGATGGACATGCTTGTCCACTGAAATTTGGAAGCT ATGCTTATccaaaaagtgaaataatttataCTTGGAAAAAAGGACCATTGCATTCAGTAGAAGTACCACAGGAGTCTTCCAGTCTCCTCCAGTATGACCTCATAGGACAAACTGTATCTAGTGAAACGATTAAATCTAACACAG GTGAATATGTAATCATGACAGTTTATTTCCACTTGCAAAGGAAGATGGGCTACTTCATGATACAGATATACACTCCTTGCATTATGACAGTCATTCTTTCTCAGGTGTCTTTCTGGATTAACAAGGAGTCTGTTCCAGCCAGGACAGTTTTTG GAATCACCACAGTCCTCACGATGACCACTCTGAGCATCAGCGCTCGCCACTCTCTGCCCAAGGTGTCCTACGCCACCGCCATGGACTGGTTCATCGCCGTGTGCTTTGCCTTTGTCTTCTCTGCACTTATTGAGTTTGCAGCTGTCAACTACTTCACCAATCTCCAGGCTCAGAGAGCAATGAGGaaggcagccagggcagcagcactggcagcagcactatCAGCAGCAACCGTACCGGCAGAGGACGAGATTGTCTCG cattCTGACTCCAACTCTAACCTGAAGAAGAGAGTGAACTCCATAGCATCTCAGGCAGAGCAGTCTCCTGAGCCCAGCATAATATCAAACACTGCATCCCAGTGTCAGCCTCTGCCTGTTCCTCCACCAGCCCCACCACAACCACCAGCTATCGGAGGTGCAAGTAAAATAGACCAGTATTCCAGGATCCTCTTTCCAGTGGCATTTGCAGGATTCAACCTGGTGTACTGGGTTGTTTATCTTTCAAAAGACACTATGGAA TTTTTTGAACCTTCAGCAATGCATTTTCGAAATGACCCTCAGTCCAACTGA